Sequence from the Panicum virgatum strain AP13 chromosome 5N, P.virgatum_v5, whole genome shotgun sequence genome:
tcggtgcatgcaactcaatatggtatcaaagccaAAGGTCTCGAGTTCAAATCCTGGTTAgcgcaattaaataaaataattgttgCTCGCTCCTATTCCACGTCCGAGGCCTGAGGGAGCCTCcacgtgagggggagtgttggaatataagtgaattgcccacctctccccatcagcttaagcttttgggttgaactggtcggtgcatgcaactcaataatcAACACTCCAGCATATATTATACTTTGGAAGTGGTTGTTAACACCAACAAAAAGCCCAAATGGCATGTTGTAGAAGTTTGTACAATATGTCGTGTCAAAGGTGATTACATCACCAAAACAAGAATATTGTGCACGGCTTTTCCCACTGCACCACATTAGTGTTTTGATTGTACTATTCTCACCCAGCTCAACACTCCACTGGAATCCTGGGTCTTTTTCTTTCATTTCCTTGAAAATCTCTATTTTCTTGATCACATCATTATCCATCTGCTCCCTTTTAAGCTGGTTACATATTGTACGTACGGATCTCTTGGTGCAAGGAGCATCCCCAAGACTTCCGAACATCCTACTAATTATGCAACGCACTTTGGTTTGGCTGACATCATTTTCACGTAGATACCTGATCATATCAAGTGTGTTCTGATCTAGCTGCTTGTGTGACGGACACTCCCTCTTTTCAGCATAGCTTTCAGCAAGCTCATGATTATGCTCCTTCACAAATTCACTGATATACCATCCATCATCATCAGTACGAAgtagcttgattcttgctttgCATCTAACTTTCTTTGTCCCTGCCTGGACACGGCTGTCAGACCCCTGCAAAATATTTCCATATGAAAACATATATGTAGAAGCTACAGCAATTATAGTTAACTTGGAATAATTAGATCATTGAAATTTACCCCTTGGTGGCAACATATTTCCTGCATTGATCTATATGACTTGTCATCATTCATACGCCTTCGATTGTATATTATGCCAAACCCAATCTCCCAGGAGTACATGTTATAGAATTCCCTTGCTTCCTCACGTTAATCAAAAACCATACCTCGAACTGGTTCAAATATGGGCTGATTTTTTCGATTTCCTGATGTCCTCAAAGCTATTTCTATAGCACCCATGTCTCTTGGATTGCGGCAATTACTTCTAACAGCACCTTTTCTAGCTCTTTGACTGCAGAAAAATGACATTTAAAAGGGTGCCGTTGAATACTTCCAATACTTAAAATAAACATTGTGTTAAAGACCAATGTTGCATAAAAATTGGCAAATCATGGGATGCTAAAATAAAGCATAATACAATGGATTTTTCAAGAAAACTGAATGAGCAATGGTCCAAAATTAGCACTAACAAATGACCACAGGAGACTATATTACAGTTTTATTAGCACATTGTACCTAACAGTTGTGTTAATATAATGACGCTATGCAAAAATGTACCAAACATAGCATTCCTATATTAGTTAGGTATCTTACCGTTTCTTGTAGCCGATGGTCTCGACTTCTAGATATTTAGGACAAATCTCCTGAGCTAGTTCAATTGTTACACATCCACAATCACCAAGATCACATGATGGTACATCTTGATCACTTTGCAAATTGTAATCTGCATCTGAATAATGATTACCTTCTTCTTGTTCTGCAAATTGTTCAAACTCTTGCTGATTTTTTTCACTGAAATCATCATCAATCTCAGTTATGTCACCGTTGACACAAAAGCCACCCCCGACATTGTAATCATCAACTATTCGGACAAACTCTTCACTTGCAATGTCATCACTGAAACTAGCAACATATTCATGTACTGCATTGTAATCATTGCATTGATTAAGTTCTGCTTCCTCTGCGTCACTCATTTCTTCATCTGTATCAGCACAACCTGAGTTCCAAGTTGTTGTCTCCTTCTCAGATTCAGTACCTCCATAGTACCCCTCTTCAAAAGGTAAAATTGTCTCCTTCTCAGAAGAACCCAATCTCGTACGTATCGTCACCCGTGACTCCATCTGCCCCCAATAACACTCTAGTTCGCCTCAAATCAGTTTCCCTCGCCCTCCTCGGAAAATCATAAAGGAACATTGCCGCTGGATAAAGAGTGCCGTGGCACACCGTTGTGGGAAATACCTTCTCCACAGGAAGGACCAAAGAGTCCAAACCGTGCGCCATGTGAAGACGTGTAAATGGTACATTTACCTCTGAGTTATCTCGGTTTCGCACCATTTCTTTTGAGCCTCCCTCCACAATTTAGCAAGTATCAATTTGGAGAAGCTAAGACCCTCCACAGCATCTCTAGTAAATTACTAATCTCTCTTACCTTATATATTTTCTCTCTTCACAACCAATAATACCTTTTCCATTTTTTAcagccaatgttgtagcagattaATCAAAGAATATGGTAGGGAAATTCCTCTACATTTACATTTGAGTAGGAGGGACGCACATTTTTTGTAATCACCAAAAGTATTTATTGGGGATGGAATTGGTAATCTGCTGGAACATCTCCTATTACAAAATTGATAGTTTGTTAGTATCCGGGAGATGAATAAGTAATCTGCTGAAGATACTCTAAGATTCCCAAAAGGCCTTATTTCTTAAAGGAGTTAATTTCTCATATTTCTTGTCTAACTTTTGTTAAATGTCACTTCCAAAAGAATATATGGATTTTATGAAATTATTTTAACActttatttttttgttgtttatTCATATGCCTTGAAATTCAGAAGTGTCTCTCTTGCACAACAAGATGGTATGGAAAAGCAAAATCAACCACACTCCGTGGCCCCAATGGAAGCAGAACTAGAAAGTGGAGTAGCAGGATGCCACGAGCCCGGGACCAAAGATCGGGTAGTTTACATCACCCCAACTATACTTCCTATAACATCAAAtgtttggacattttcggagtactaaatatagattaattatgaaACTAATTACACAAATGGAGGCTAATTCAAGAGATGAATCTGTTAAGCCTAAATAGTTCATGATTTGACCATGTTGTGCTGTAGCAAATATTAGctaatgataaattaattaggcttaatagattcatcttacGAATTAGCTCCATTtatacaattaattttataattagcttGTATTTAATGCTCCTAATTGAGGCCAAAAATTATGTGTAATGTGACGTGACTAAACGTTAGTCATCTGGATCCAAACAAGCCTATAAAGAGGAGGAAATGGAAGCACATTTGCGTCTGCTCTATTTCAGTTTCACATATTGTCTCTTTTGAGCAGAAGCCACTGCCTCTCCGATTAGCAAGCAACAATTTAGTGAAGATAATGTTCGCAATGCACCACGTGTGTTGAAGGAGTCGATTTTCTCAGCTCTCTTGTCAACTAGTATGGTTAAGTGCCACTTGAAAGATCAGTATACACGTTTTATGCCGCAATATATTAACATTTTCTCCATTTTGCTATTTATTCATGTGTTTCTTTGAAATTAGTAAACACATCGGTCTTTTTTTGAAAACGTAAAACTGCAAGTGTTGCTAGGGCGTTTTGGGGAAAGCTGGAGTGCTTTGCTGAAAGAGAGCATGCTTTGAGAAACTTTTGCTTTTTGCGTTCAATGCAGCAGTACAGGCGTACAGCTGCTTTGCTCCGCGCGCACATCTGTTCAGTCGCTCACTGGCAGGACCCAGCACCAGGAGAAGGCAAGCGAATCAAAGTTCTTTTTTATAGCtcctaaaaaaaaaagttctttttttataaaaagCGAATCAGAGTtatcaggtactaactttgaccCATATTTTCGTCCATGCCCGTTGCCCGGCGTACAACTACGAGAGGAGCTCAGTCATCGCCACCTGCCAGATCTGACCAGTGCGGCATCTGGGGCTAAATCTATTCATCGCGCGTGCGATTTTCGGACGCCGCATCGCAGAAgcgctccccctcccctgttcatcttctacctcgcgacaggggagggggcgctgcCCCAGCGAGcaaggggggagggggagggggcgggaaTGGGTGGTAGGTgagcggagcggccgccggtgGCCGAGGTGGTGGCGGGAAGCGGCGGAGCTTATGGATCCGGGTTGCTGGGGGGCTCATCGGACCTAGAGGACGCCCCAGGGGGACAGGGAGCGGAGGAACGGCACCAGGAAGGACTCACGGAGCAGGGCGGGAGGGAGTCGAGGAGGCCTCGCGCGCGGTCCGTATCGGCGGTGGCGATGGTGGGGCGAAGCGGGAGGGAGGACAACAAGAGCGCAGGGCAGGAGGATGCGTACCAATCGAGGAGGAGTAGGGACGTGGCCGGAGAGATTGGGAGAGCGAGGAGGAGGGTCAGACAATGGGGGTGTGTGGGAGGAGAGCATGGCGCGAAGGCGGGAGAGGCATGAGCACCTCCGGCCATGAcatcgcggcggcgccggtggtggaggTGAGTGCTGCTTGTGGGCGCCGAGAGGAGGGGACGAGCGGGTTCGCGAGTGTTCAGATCCGCCGCTTAACGGACAGAGAGGCTCGCACTGACACGATCGAACGGTCGACATCACGAGCTGGGCGAATCCGACGGCTCGTGGGCTAACAGGCGACGTGGACCCGCTACCTGCCCACGGAATAGACCCCCGCGTCTGGCATGTCCTGTCTCCTCTCGGACCATGACATTCCCTTCTAGCCCTTTTTTTGAAATACCATTTCTTATTCTTGAGTTTTTAGAACATTTCTTGTGTTGAGAAAGGAGGAAAGAAAAGGCAAAAAGGGTTAGGCGGTTATTAAATCTTTACCAGATGGGCCGGTGATTCATCGGAGATTTTTGGGCCCTCACTGATCATTAGGCCGGCCCAACTAGCTGGATATTTTGCTCCACTCGCATTCTGCTCCCGGCCACTCCGACGGACCGACGACGAGCGTACAGGTACGGACGTCCGGACGGGAATGCAGACCACCGCGCGCTCCCCCGCTTCCTCTCAGTCCTCgccgctccccccccccccccctccgcgccaccgccactGCGCGTCGCCTTCCCCGCCCTCCGCCGACGCGACCTCCTCATCCTCCCCGCAGCGCTGTGCCCCCCGCTCGCCcctcccgccgcggcgcccgcgccggccgcggcccgcGGGCTGTTCCGCATGCCCCCGCAGCGGCTGGCGAATCGCTACTTCCTGGTGCGCGCGGGGGAGTCCGTCTACGAGGAGCAGGGCCTCCTCCGCACCAACCCGGTCGCCAAGACCTCCGTCGACAACGGCCTCTCCCCCGTGGGGCTCCGCCAGACGGCCCGCGCCGCGCTCGAGCTCCAGCGCCTCGGCGCGTGCGAGGACGACTGCTGGATATGGCCGTCTATCACGCAGCGCGCGTACCAGGCGGCCGAGAtcatcgccgccgccaacggcg
This genomic interval carries:
- the LOC120674897 gene encoding uncharacterized protein LOC120674897, coding for MESRVTIRTRLGSSEKETILPFEEGYYGGTESEKETTTWNSGCADTDEEMSDAEEAELNQCNDYNAVHEYVASFSDDIASEEFVRIVDDYNVGGGFCVNGDITEIDDDFSEKNQQEFEQFAEQEEGNHYSDADYNLQSDQDVPSCDLGDCGCVTIELAQEICPKYLEVETIGYKKRQRARKGAVRSNCRNPRDMGAIEIALRTSGNRKNQPIFEPVRGMVFD